In one Candidatus Planktophila versatilis genomic region, the following are encoded:
- a CDS encoding histidine phosphatase family protein, whose product MGNQIILWRHGQTDWNVANKFQGHTDIALNAVGQFQAQHAAPMLAAIAPTMIIASDLVRAQSTAHELVKLTGLEVLTDARLRETNCGNWEGLTGDEIRKVDLDNLRQWSMGGDNPAGGIGERRSEVGARGVAAINAALAGKDNQRLVVATHGGTARTIIGTYLDLPIPFWSRIGGLSNAQWSILEESPKGWLLVEHNAGSIPEPVMGEESGGVIPDSVR is encoded by the coding sequence GTGGGTAACCAGATAATTCTCTGGCGTCATGGCCAAACCGATTGGAACGTTGCAAATAAGTTTCAGGGACATACTGATATTGCCTTAAATGCAGTGGGTCAGTTTCAAGCACAGCATGCAGCGCCGATGTTGGCAGCTATTGCCCCGACCATGATTATCGCCAGTGATTTAGTGCGAGCACAGAGCACCGCGCACGAACTAGTAAAACTCACCGGACTTGAAGTATTAACTGATGCACGTTTGCGCGAAACCAATTGCGGAAATTGGGAAGGACTGACCGGTGATGAAATACGCAAGGTAGATCTTGATAATTTACGGCAATGGTCGATGGGCGGAGATAACCCAGCCGGTGGAATTGGCGAACGTCGCAGTGAAGTAGGAGCACGTGGTGTGGCAGCGATTAACGCAGCACTCGCTGGCAAAGATAATCAAAGACTTGTTGTTGCAACACATGGTGGAACAGCGCGCACAATCATTGGCACCTATCTTGACCTTCCCATTCCATTCTGGTCACGCATCGGCGGACTCTCCAATGCGCAATGGTCGATTCTGGAAGAATCACCAAAAGGTTGGCTTTTGGTTGAACATAACGCTGGATCTATTCCAGAGCCTGTTATGGGTGAAGAATCCGGCGGAGTTATCCCGGATTCAGTGCGGTAA
- the leuS gene encoding leucine--tRNA ligase yields the protein MSTEREHAAYDFAYVQEKWLPIWDTLQSFKSGRKEDTRPKKYVLDMFPYPSGDLHMGHAEAYALGDVIARYWIQKGFNVMHPIGWDAFGLPAENAAIKRNEDPRIWTYENIATQKASMRRYACSFDWDRVFNTCDPEYYKWNQWLFTKLHERGLAYRKDSAVNWCPGCQTVLANEQVVAGLCERCDTAVTKKKLNQWYFKITDYADRLLDDMSELEGKWPEKVLMMQRNWIGRSQGANVQFVIEGRTEPVTIYTTRPDTLYGATFMVVAADSALAAELASGTPVEKEFTSYLEKIKAASDIDRLATDRPKSGVDLKRFAINPVNGEKLPIWASDYVLADYGTGAIMAVPAHDQRDLDFAKAMKLPVRVVVDTGEEDPSETGIATTGDGKIVNSGALNGLSKTDAIAAINKQLEADGLGKSARNYRLRDWLVSRQRYWGTPIPIVHCEKCGEVAVPDSELPLLLPDAKGLDLKPKGQSPLAAATEWVNTKCPKCAGPAMRDTDTMDTFVDSSWYYLRYPSSTNATEPFNRADIETWLPVDQYVGGVTHAILHLLYSRFFTKVLFDMKMLSFTEPFTRLLNQGMVVMDGSAMSKSRGNLVRLSDELENHGVDAIRLSMVFSGPPEDDVDWSDVSPSGSVKFLSRAWRLSGDVTSAPGVDFTTGEISLRKATHKALNDAAFAVESFRFNVAVARVMELVNATRKAIDSGCGPADPAVREATEAIAIMLSLVAPFTAEEMWERLGHKPAIATAGWPVVDPALLVDDEVEAVIQINGKIVDRMKVSPTIADADFEAAALALPSVVAALAGATPKKVIARAPKLVNIVL from the coding sequence GTGAGTACTGAACGCGAACACGCGGCCTACGATTTTGCATACGTGCAAGAGAAGTGGCTTCCCATCTGGGACACACTCCAATCATTTAAATCTGGTCGAAAAGAAGATACGCGTCCTAAGAAATATGTCTTGGATATGTTTCCTTATCCATCAGGTGATCTCCATATGGGCCATGCCGAGGCATACGCACTTGGCGATGTAATTGCTCGTTACTGGATTCAAAAAGGATTTAACGTCATGCACCCGATTGGTTGGGATGCATTTGGACTTCCGGCAGAAAATGCGGCAATCAAACGTAATGAAGATCCACGTATTTGGACTTATGAAAACATCGCAACGCAGAAAGCCTCTATGCGTCGCTATGCCTGTTCTTTTGATTGGGATCGCGTCTTTAATACCTGTGACCCTGAGTACTACAAGTGGAACCAATGGCTCTTTACCAAATTACATGAACGTGGCTTGGCCTATCGCAAAGACTCTGCCGTTAACTGGTGTCCTGGATGTCAGACGGTTCTTGCCAATGAGCAGGTAGTAGCAGGGCTCTGCGAGCGTTGTGATACCGCAGTAACCAAGAAGAAATTGAATCAGTGGTATTTCAAGATTACTGACTATGCCGATCGCTTACTCGATGACATGTCTGAGTTAGAAGGCAAATGGCCTGAGAAAGTTCTGATGATGCAGCGCAATTGGATTGGCCGCTCACAGGGTGCCAATGTGCAATTCGTTATTGAAGGCCGCACCGAACCAGTAACTATCTACACCACCCGCCCCGATACGTTATATGGCGCAACCTTTATGGTCGTTGCTGCAGATTCAGCGTTAGCCGCCGAACTTGCTAGTGGCACACCGGTAGAAAAAGAGTTCACCTCTTACTTAGAGAAGATCAAGGCCGCATCCGACATTGATCGCCTAGCCACCGACAGACCTAAATCTGGTGTTGATCTCAAGCGCTTTGCAATCAACCCAGTAAATGGAGAAAAACTGCCAATCTGGGCATCAGATTATGTTTTAGCTGATTACGGCACCGGCGCCATCATGGCGGTTCCGGCTCACGATCAGCGTGACCTTGATTTTGCAAAAGCAATGAAGTTACCCGTGCGGGTTGTCGTTGATACTGGTGAAGAAGATCCAAGTGAGACCGGAATTGCCACAACTGGTGATGGAAAAATTGTTAACTCAGGCGCACTTAATGGTCTTTCCAAGACAGATGCAATTGCCGCAATTAATAAGCAGTTAGAAGCTGATGGTCTTGGTAAGAGTGCGCGTAATTATCGCTTGCGCGATTGGCTTGTTTCGCGCCAGCGCTATTGGGGCACACCTATTCCGATCGTGCACTGCGAAAAGTGTGGCGAAGTAGCTGTGCCAGATTCAGAGCTTCCATTGCTCTTGCCTGATGCAAAAGGGTTAGATTTAAAGCCAAAGGGTCAATCACCACTTGCTGCGGCAACTGAGTGGGTCAATACCAAGTGTCCTAAGTGTGCGGGTCCTGCCATGCGCGACACCGACACCATGGATACTTTCGTGGATTCCTCTTGGTATTACCTGCGTTATCCATCATCTACTAATGCAACTGAACCATTTAACCGCGCAGATATCGAAACCTGGCTACCGGTGGATCAATATGTCGGCGGTGTCACCCACGCCATCTTGCACCTGCTCTACTCCCGCTTTTTCACCAAAGTACTTTTTGATATGAAGATGCTCTCTTTTACTGAGCCCTTCACACGCCTACTGAACCAAGGAATGGTGGTCATGGATGGCTCTGCGATGTCGAAATCGCGCGGCAACCTCGTGCGCTTATCTGATGAACTAGAAAACCATGGCGTCGATGCCATCCGCTTATCAATGGTCTTTTCTGGTCCACCAGAAGATGATGTTGATTGGTCTGATGTCTCACCATCAGGCTCGGTTAAGTTCTTAAGCCGTGCCTGGCGTTTATCAGGAGATGTCACCTCAGCTCCCGGAGTTGATTTCACAACCGGTGAAATTAGTCTTCGTAAAGCAACACATAAAGCGCTCAACGATGCGGCCTTTGCAGTTGAATCATTTAGATTTAACGTAGCTGTTGCTCGTGTGATGGAGCTAGTGAATGCAACGCGTAAGGCAATTGATTCCGGATGTGGACCGGCAGATCCTGCGGTGCGCGAGGCAACAGAGGCAATTGCCATCATGCTCTCACTCGTGGCTCCCTTTACGGCAGAGGAAATGTGGGAGCGACTAGGCCATAAGCCAGCAATAGCAACTGCCGGATGGCCAGTAGTTGACCCAGCGCTATTGGTCGATGATGAAGTAGAGGCAGTTATTCAAATCAACGGCAAGATTGTTGATCGGATGAAGGTTTCACCAACAATTGCTGATGCTGATTTTGAGGCTGCCGCGCTTGCCTTGCCTTCAGTTGTGGCGGCGCTAGCGGGTGCCACGCCTAAGAAAGTGATTGCTCGCGCACCGAAATTGGTCAACATCGTTCTGTAA
- a CDS encoding ComEA family DNA-binding protein has protein sequence MENQYLEKAHNWWSDLHYSSTQKRALAVVALLVLLISGLFVARGASQEVVAAPVALEVQEITQEIIVDVAGAVITPGVYSLPINSRVVEAIKAAGGLKKGADTSDINQARILKDGEQIYVFAATTSSGGVAKRVVRKNGPVMINRATVKEFEALDGIGPVLANRIVAYRKINGPFTAIEDVMKVSGIGAGTFAKFKEKLRV, from the coding sequence ATGGAAAATCAATATCTTGAGAAGGCACATAACTGGTGGAGTGATCTCCACTATTCATCAACACAAAAAAGAGCGCTAGCAGTCGTTGCACTGCTGGTTCTACTTATCTCTGGCCTCTTTGTTGCCCGCGGAGCTTCGCAAGAAGTAGTTGCCGCACCTGTTGCACTTGAAGTGCAAGAAATTACTCAGGAAATCATCGTCGATGTTGCCGGGGCGGTGATAACTCCCGGTGTGTATTCACTGCCGATTAACTCACGCGTTGTGGAGGCAATCAAGGCTGCTGGAGGGCTGAAGAAGGGCGCTGACACTTCAGATATCAATCAAGCTCGCATCCTTAAAGATGGTGAGCAGATTTATGTATTTGCCGCAACAACATCTTCAGGTGGTGTGGCAAAGCGAGTAGTGCGCAAGAACGGACCGGTGATGATTAATCGGGCGACGGTGAAAGAGTTTGAAGCACTCGATGGAATAGGGCCAGTGCTTGCAAATCGCATCGTGGCCTATCGAAAGATCAATGGTCCATTTACAGCAATTGAAGATGTGATGAAGGTTTCCGGAATTGGAGCGGGAACATTCGCAAAGTTCAAAGAGAAGCTGCGCGTCTAA
- a CDS encoding ComEC/Rec2 family competence protein, with protein sequence MAAIAVIAAVVLFNKRRLAVLLIAIVLGATIMSIRIAALDSSAINQFRGAITSVELQVTTDPNRVVPKVFGSSFAPITYSFMGQALRVDDRYSMRIPVRVIVSNKSAETLLPGQKIRVQAKVLESKEGRVAALLIVKQRVEVLTQPSRWARGLAHIRLGLRSATGGQDAGALIPGMVIGDTSKQSVEFKNQMRRSGLTHLVAVSGANFAIVSAFVLWGMQFVFRKVNYRLIATAIALAAFIALVRPSPSVLRAAAMAAVLLVAFGTRQGRDPLPALGFAIAAVVILDPFQARDAGFALSVLATAGLLLLAPKIKPKFLAPPIAAMAFCAPVIVALSGYIGPMSIIANVFAAPAVAPITIVGFIAALVSPFAPWLSHLLILCVKPLAIWIVWVAQWSAAFPVFTLKTGLYGFLIVAVLILAIYLGRAKVAIALLIVVITFSWAQRFPAGDWQIANCDIGQGDAMVINLKHHRAIVIDVGPDPQLIDRCLRQLGVREIPLLILTHIHADHVGGLAGAGKNRKIGTTWYGDVFAGTRATIEDVKIEVKWPDRAGEYTPNNSSIAVLFTSPNFTLFAAGDIEPPVQSQLVSRIGEVDIYKVAHHGSRFQDLDLMRELSPQVAVISVGATNTYGHPAPATISALTQLGAKVLRTDIDGAVAIKATNHQFSLQRSKRWFRFFSWS encoded by the coding sequence GTGGCAGCTATTGCTGTCATTGCCGCAGTTGTTTTATTCAACAAGCGGCGTTTGGCAGTTCTGCTGATTGCCATTGTGCTTGGCGCAACGATTATGTCGATAAGAATTGCCGCCCTTGATTCCAGTGCGATTAACCAATTTCGGGGCGCGATTACATCTGTTGAACTACAGGTAACGACAGACCCTAATCGAGTGGTCCCAAAAGTATTTGGTAGCTCCTTTGCACCTATCACTTATTCATTTATGGGCCAAGCGCTTCGAGTTGATGACAGATATTCAATGCGCATCCCGGTTCGCGTGATTGTTTCCAATAAAAGCGCGGAAACTTTGTTGCCGGGTCAGAAGATTCGGGTGCAGGCTAAAGTGTTGGAGAGTAAAGAGGGACGAGTTGCAGCTCTACTGATTGTTAAGCAACGCGTTGAAGTACTCACTCAACCCTCGCGCTGGGCGAGGGGTCTGGCACATATTCGTTTGGGTCTGCGTAGTGCAACTGGCGGCCAAGATGCCGGCGCGCTCATTCCCGGGATGGTCATTGGCGATACCAGTAAGCAGAGCGTTGAGTTTAAGAACCAGATGCGCAGATCTGGACTCACCCATCTGGTGGCTGTCAGTGGCGCCAACTTCGCTATCGTTTCAGCCTTCGTCTTGTGGGGAATGCAATTTGTTTTCCGCAAAGTTAATTATCGCCTGATTGCAACGGCGATAGCGCTGGCTGCATTTATCGCACTGGTGCGCCCATCACCTTCTGTTCTGCGCGCCGCTGCCATGGCGGCGGTCTTACTTGTTGCCTTTGGCACCAGACAAGGGCGAGATCCGCTACCGGCGTTGGGCTTTGCGATCGCAGCTGTAGTGATTTTAGATCCCTTTCAGGCACGCGATGCGGGTTTTGCTCTCTCTGTTTTAGCAACTGCTGGGTTATTACTTCTTGCACCAAAGATAAAACCGAAGTTCTTAGCACCCCCCATTGCAGCGATGGCTTTTTGTGCTCCAGTCATTGTGGCTTTATCTGGATACATCGGCCCCATGAGCATCATTGCTAATGTCTTCGCTGCACCCGCCGTTGCTCCCATCACCATTGTTGGTTTTATTGCAGCACTTGTTTCACCTTTTGCGCCGTGGCTTTCGCATCTTCTTATTTTGTGCGTGAAGCCACTTGCGATCTGGATTGTCTGGGTTGCACAGTGGAGCGCTGCTTTTCCAGTCTTTACCTTAAAGACCGGACTTTATGGATTCCTCATTGTGGCCGTTCTCATTCTTGCTATCTATCTCGGTCGAGCGAAGGTCGCAATCGCGCTACTGATTGTTGTTATTACCTTTTCCTGGGCGCAGCGATTTCCAGCAGGGGATTGGCAGATTGCCAACTGCGATATTGGCCAGGGTGATGCGATGGTGATTAATTTGAAGCACCACCGTGCGATTGTCATTGATGTGGGCCCTGATCCGCAGTTAATAGATAGGTGCCTTCGCCAGCTGGGAGTTAGGGAAATTCCACTCTTGATATTGACGCATATCCACGCGGATCATGTGGGGGGATTAGCGGGTGCGGGAAAGAATAGAAAGATTGGAACAACTTGGTATGGGGATGTATTTGCTGGCACCCGAGCCACAATTGAAGATGTGAAGATAGAGGTGAAGTGGCCTGATCGCGCGGGTGAATACACGCCAAATAACTCCAGTATTGCAGTGCTCTTTACTTCACCAAATTTCACACTCTTCGCCGCCGGTGATATCGAACCGCCGGTGCAGAGCCAATTGGTTTCACGGATTGGGGAAGTAGATATCTATAAAGTGGCCCATCATGGCTCTAGATTCCAGGATTTAGATTTAATGCGAGAACTCTCACCACAGGTTGCAGTCATCAGCGTGGGCGCAACTAATACCTATGGACATCCGGCACCTGCCACCATCTCGGCCTTGACGCAGTTAGGCGCTAAGGTATTGCGTACGGATATTGATGGGGCAGTGGCAATCAAAGCAACGAACCATCAATTTTCACTACAACGCAGCAAGCGCTGGTTTAGATTCTTCTCATGGAGCTAG
- the holA gene encoding DNA polymerase III subunit delta: MNAFYLLLGPEGALADRALAKLLAQLKDENAEITTVSAADAIVGDIADGLAPSLFSERRALIIKDLQDLPDESKDEVSRYLDSPDPTMTVVFVHKGGVKGKALLDAIKKVKPELIACEAMKKEADKESFVKDLFLDAGRKATPGAIKALVGALGNELRELQSAVSQISLDAPAGAIDEAIVDKFHQGRIETTGFDVADATIDGNLPVALVTLRSALETGTDPVMVTSAIASSLRSLAKVSGTNKGSKSFELAGQLGMAPWQIDKARRQLQSWTPRGIATAVEAIAKADADVKGAASDPIFALEKALATIAAARAAR; encoded by the coding sequence ATGAACGCTTTCTATCTCCTGCTCGGTCCGGAAGGAGCTCTCGCTGATCGCGCACTGGCCAAACTTCTAGCCCAACTTAAAGATGAGAACGCCGAAATCACAACAGTGAGTGCCGCCGATGCCATTGTGGGCGATATTGCAGATGGTCTTGCGCCATCGCTATTTTCCGAACGCCGCGCGCTGATTATTAAAGATTTGCAAGATTTGCCCGATGAATCAAAAGATGAAGTCAGTCGCTATCTAGATTCTCCCGATCCCACTATGACGGTGGTCTTTGTGCATAAAGGTGGCGTCAAAGGCAAGGCGCTGCTGGATGCAATCAAAAAAGTGAAGCCAGAACTCATTGCGTGTGAGGCGATGAAGAAAGAGGCTGATAAAGAGAGCTTTGTGAAAGATCTTTTTCTTGATGCTGGGCGCAAGGCAACACCAGGTGCCATCAAAGCTTTAGTGGGCGCACTGGGTAATGAACTGCGCGAGTTGCAATCAGCCGTTTCGCAAATCTCACTTGATGCACCAGCAGGTGCTATCGATGAGGCAATCGTTGATAAATTTCATCAGGGCAGAATTGAAACAACGGGATTTGATGTTGCCGATGCCACTATTGATGGCAATCTGCCGGTGGCACTTGTCACTCTGCGTAGTGCACTTGAAACCGGAACAGATCCAGTGATGGTCACATCCGCCATCGCATCATCGCTGCGTAGTTTGGCTAAAGTTTCTGGAACAAATAAAGGAAGCAAATCATTTGAATTAGCTGGTCAACTAGGAATGGCGCCCTGGCAGATTGATAAAGCCCGTCGTCAGTTGCAATCCTGGACACCTCGTGGAATAGCAACAGCCGTTGAAGCAATTGCTAAGGCAGATGCCGATGTGAAGGGGGCAGCATCGGATCCGATATTTGCCCTAGAAAAAGCGCTGGCGACCATCGCCGCCGCTCGCGCAGCGCGCTAA
- the rpsT gene encoding 30S ribosomal protein S20, translating into MANIKSQIKRIKTNEKAYLRNKSVSSSIKTAVRKFRDAVAKGDAATTTAELRAASKALDIAVAKGVLHKNAAANKKSSMAKAAAKAGAR; encoded by the coding sequence GTGGCAAATATCAAGTCGCAGATCAAGCGTATTAAAACAAACGAGAAGGCATACCTTCGCAACAAGTCTGTCTCATCATCTATCAAGACTGCTGTTCGCAAGTTCCGCGACGCAGTTGCCAAGGGTGATGCCGCAACAACAACTGCTGAACTACGCGCAGCTTCAAAGGCTCTTGATATTGCAGTTGCAAAGGGTGTTCTTCATAAGAACGCTGCTGCAAATAAGAAGTCTTCAATGGCTAAGGCTGCTGCTAAAGCCGGCGCACGTTAA
- the lepA gene encoding translation elongation factor 4, with protein MPAISIAKAPQPAATNPAQIRNFCIIAHIDHGKSTLADRMLQITEVVEARNMRAQYLDRMDIERERGITIKSQAVRLPWRSALDGQEYILNMIDTPGHVDFTYEVSRSLAACEGAVLLVDCAQGIEAQTLANLYLAMENNLTIIPVLNKIDLPNAQPEKFAAELAGLIGCKVEDVLRVSGKTGDGVADLLDQIIAQIPAPVGDPDAPARALIFDSVYDSYRGVVTYVRVVDGHIKPREQIQMFSTGVKHEALEVGVISPEPLPSKGLGVGEVGYLITGVKDVRQSRVGDTITNFVRPTKDPLGGYKDPKPMVFSGLFPLDGADFPVLRDALEKLQLNDAALVYEPESSAALGFGFRCGFLGLLHMEIVRERLEREAKLNLISTAPNVVYRVTMEDGKEFVVTNPSEFPDGKINSVKEPIVKSTILAPAEFIGAIMELCQERRGVLLGMDYISEDRVEIRYTLPLAEIVFDFFDQLKSRTRGYASLDYEELGDEEGNLVKVDILLQGEAVDAFSAIVHRDKAYSYGVMMTGKLRELIPRQQFEVPIQAAIGSRIIARESIRAIRKDVLAKCYGGDISRKRKLLEKQKEGKKRMKMVGRVEVPQEAFVAALATDADIAKIKAARKLES; from the coding sequence GTGCCTGCAATATCCATTGCGAAGGCGCCGCAACCAGCAGCAACTAATCCAGCGCAGATTCGAAATTTCTGCATCATTGCCCATATCGATCACGGTAAATCAACGTTGGCCGATCGCATGCTCCAAATTACTGAGGTAGTGGAAGCACGCAATATGCGCGCCCAGTATCTAGACCGCATGGATATCGAACGCGAACGCGGCATCACCATTAAATCTCAAGCAGTTCGCTTGCCCTGGCGCAGCGCACTTGATGGCCAGGAATACATCCTGAACATGATCGACACCCCAGGTCACGTGGACTTCACCTATGAAGTTTCTCGTTCTCTTGCTGCCTGTGAAGGTGCGGTGCTGCTCGTTGATTGCGCCCAAGGCATCGAAGCGCAAACGCTGGCAAATCTGTATTTGGCGATGGAGAACAACCTCACCATTATTCCGGTGCTCAACAAAATTGATCTACCGAACGCCCAACCAGAGAAGTTTGCGGCAGAACTTGCTGGCCTGATTGGCTGCAAAGTAGAAGATGTATTGCGTGTTTCCGGAAAGACGGGCGATGGCGTTGCCGATCTTCTTGATCAAATCATCGCTCAAATTCCAGCACCTGTGGGAGATCCTGATGCACCTGCGCGCGCACTGATCTTTGATTCTGTCTATGACTCATATCGCGGTGTTGTTACCTATGTTCGCGTTGTCGATGGACACATTAAGCCGCGCGAGCAGATTCAAATGTTTTCTACCGGTGTTAAACATGAGGCACTTGAGGTAGGCGTGATTTCACCAGAACCGTTGCCATCTAAGGGTCTGGGTGTGGGCGAGGTGGGATATTTAATTACTGGCGTAAAAGATGTGCGCCAATCACGTGTGGGTGACACCATTACTAATTTTGTGCGGCCAACGAAAGATCCACTCGGTGGCTATAAAGATCCGAAACCAATGGTCTTCTCTGGTCTCTTCCCACTTGATGGCGCAGATTTTCCAGTGCTGCGAGATGCGTTAGAGAAATTACAGCTCAACGATGCTGCCCTGGTCTATGAACCAGAGAGCTCAGCCGCGCTCGGCTTTGGTTTTCGTTGCGGCTTCCTTGGCCTATTACATATGGAAATCGTGCGCGAACGTTTAGAGCGTGAAGCAAAACTGAATCTTATTTCAACGGCGCCAAACGTGGTCTATCGCGTGACGATGGAAGATGGCAAAGAGTTTGTTGTGACCAATCCTTCTGAATTTCCTGATGGCAAGATCAATAGCGTGAAAGAGCCAATTGTGAAGTCAACGATTCTGGCACCGGCCGAATTTATTGGCGCCATCATGGAGCTCTGCCAAGAGCGCCGTGGCGTCTTGCTTGGGATGGATTACATCTCCGAAGATCGCGTGGAAATCCGTTACACCTTGCCGCTTGCTGAAATTGTCTTTGACTTCTTTGATCAACTAAAGAGTCGCACCCGCGGCTATGCCTCCCTTGATTATGAAGAGCTCGGTGATGAAGAAGGTAATTTGGTCAAAGTCGATATCTTGCTGCAAGGTGAAGCAGTTGATGCCTTTAGCGCCATTGTTCACCGCGATAAGGCCTACTCCTATGGCGTGATGATGACCGGCAAATTACGTGAACTTATCCCACGTCAACAATTTGAAGTTCCTATTCAGGCAGCGATTGGCTCTCGCATTATTGCCCGTGAATCTATTCGTGCAATCCGTAAAGATGTTCTGGCAAAGTGTTATGGTGGAGATATTTCACGTAAGCGCAAACTTCTGGAGAAGCAGAAGGAAGGTAAGAAGCGGATGAAGATGGTGGGACGCGTTGAAGTTCCACAAGAAGCCTTCGTTGCAGCCCTTGCCACCGATGCTGATATCGCCAAGATTAAAGCAGCGCGCAAGCTCGAATCCTAA
- the hemW gene encoding radical SAM family heme chaperone HemW: protein MMLSFYVHIPYCVRRCGYCDFNTYTPSELQDGATLEIVSGDYIDAVLKELAAAPLDEVPTIFFGGGTPSLLPPKDLGRVITAIKERNGLTEDCEITLEANPDSVTQEKLDQLIAAGFNRISFGMQSSNPEVLKVLDRTHNPENVRKAVDMARVAGFSSVSVDLIYGSPGESLADWAATIKEALSLDIDHISAYALIVEEGTKLAAQIKRGEYTMPDDDLMADMYLLIDQQCLQKGLKWYELSNWSKPGHQCRHNIAYWKSSNWWGLGPGAHSHIDSKRFWNVKHPNAYKEKVFAGDSPIKDSELLTDDQRKSEYIMLALRMPEGVKKAALTVAQYERTMEYIKSGHVIEKHDALALTPTGRLIADRLTHEMLR, encoded by the coding sequence GTGATGCTCTCGTTCTACGTTCATATTCCCTACTGCGTTAGACGCTGCGGGTATTGCGACTTCAATACCTACACGCCATCAGAGCTCCAAGATGGGGCAACGCTAGAAATAGTCTCCGGTGATTACATCGATGCCGTGCTCAAAGAATTGGCAGCAGCCCCACTAGATGAAGTGCCGACAATCTTCTTTGGTGGCGGAACACCATCGCTACTACCGCCAAAAGATTTGGGCCGGGTTATTACCGCAATTAAAGAGCGTAATGGCCTCACCGAAGATTGTGAGATTACCCTTGAGGCAAATCCAGATTCGGTGACGCAAGAAAAGTTGGATCAGCTGATTGCAGCGGGTTTTAATCGCATCTCCTTCGGTATGCAATCATCTAATCCAGAAGTGTTAAAAGTTCTAGATCGCACCCACAATCCGGAGAATGTTCGCAAGGCTGTTGATATGGCGCGCGTAGCAGGATTTTCTTCCGTTTCAGTCGATCTGATTTATGGCAGCCCCGGAGAGTCATTGGCTGATTGGGCGGCAACTATCAAAGAAGCGCTCTCACTTGATATCGACCACATCAGTGCTTACGCACTCATTGTGGAAGAAGGCACAAAGTTAGCTGCCCAGATTAAACGCGGTGAATACACCATGCCCGATGATGATTTGATGGCTGATATGTATTTACTCATTGATCAACAGTGCTTACAAAAAGGTTTGAAGTGGTATGAACTTTCAAATTGGTCAAAGCCTGGCCATCAATGTCGACACAATATTGCGTACTGGAAATCAAGTAACTGGTGGGGACTTGGCCCAGGTGCACATTCTCATATTGACAGTAAACGATTCTGGAATGTGAAGCACCCCAATGCCTATAAAGAGAAGGTCTTTGCCGGTGATTCACCGATTAAAGATTCTGAACTGTTAACTGATGATCAGAGGAAATCTGAATACATCATGCTCGCACTTCGCATGCCAGAAGGTGTGAAGAAGGCGGCACTGACTGTGGCGCAATACGAGCGCACGATGGAGTACATCAAGAGTGGGCATGTGATTGAAAAGCACGATGCGCTGGCGCTGACCCCGACGGGTCGCTTGATTGCCGACCGCCTGACACATGAAATGCTCCGCTAA
- a CDS encoding HrcA family transcriptional regulator yields MTTDRRLEILRAIVDEYVETQEPVGSKAIADKRALGISPATIRNEMAVLEEEGFITQPHTSAGRIPTDLGYRLFVDKLSTIKPLSTAERRAIETFLGGAHDLDDVVKRSAKLLADITKQVAVVQYPILGDSHGRDMMAISGTANLARSGDDLGSTLSPILEALEEQVVLLRLLSDAHPTVHVTIGSEQHEANLQTTSLVTVGYGQGESPMGALGIIGPTRMDYAGSISAVSAVARYIGRYITEGSR; encoded by the coding sequence ATGACTACCGATAGACGCCTAGAGATTCTTCGAGCAATCGTTGATGAATATGTAGAGACCCAAGAACCGGTGGGCTCAAAGGCGATTGCTGATAAACGCGCTCTTGGTATTAGCCCGGCAACTATTCGTAATGAGATGGCAGTACTGGAAGAAGAAGGCTTTATAACCCAGCCTCACACCAGTGCCGGGCGCATACCAACAGATCTTGGATACCGACTCTTCGTCGATAAGTTATCAACGATTAAGCCACTATCCACCGCCGAACGTCGCGCCATTGAAACATTTCTTGGTGGTGCACACGATCTAGATGACGTTGTAAAGCGCAGTGCGAAGTTACTTGCAGATATCACCAAGCAGGTAGCAGTTGTGCAATACCCAATTCTTGGTGATTCTCACGGCCGCGACATGATGGCTATCTCAGGAACGGCTAACCTTGCCCGTTCGGGTGATGATTTAGGTTCCACCCTTTCTCCTATTCTAGAAGCGCTAGAAGAGCAGGTAGTTTTGCTGCGCCTGCTTAGTGATGCTCATCCCACCGTGCACGTAACTATTGGAAGTGAACAGCACGAAGCAAACTTGCAGACAACTTCGCTTGTCACCGTGGGCTATGGCCAAGGCGAATCACCAATGGGGGCGCTAGGAATCATTGGCCCCACTCGTATGGATTATGCAGGATCAATTTCGGCAGTCTCAGCTGTTGCTCGCTATATCGGTCGATATATCACTGAGGGTTCAAGGTAA